The Williamsia sp. DF01-3 genome has a window encoding:
- a CDS encoding MarR family winged helix-turn-helix transcriptional regulator, with protein MSRSDQVEDFIEVLARYARIRERLATTRLRTPDGIVETAAYQCLFRLTDKPSRSGELAEALFADPSTISRHVAHLVRLGYVRREADPQDGRATILVATDSGRERVAALRQRRGEELKSLMSDWPDDDIDTLIRLMGRFVDSAEDALTCAPAERQPN; from the coding sequence ATGTCCCGTTCGGACCAGGTTGAGGATTTCATCGAGGTACTCGCCCGATACGCACGCATCCGAGAACGACTGGCGACCACCCGCCTGCGCACCCCGGACGGCATCGTCGAAACGGCCGCCTACCAGTGCCTTTTCCGGCTGACCGACAAGCCGTCGCGGTCGGGCGAACTGGCCGAGGCCCTCTTCGCCGATCCATCCACCATCAGCCGTCACGTCGCTCACCTGGTACGCCTCGGCTATGTACGTCGCGAGGCCGACCCGCAGGACGGTCGTGCCACGATCCTGGTGGCCACCGATTCGGGCCGCGAGCGGGTGGCTGCGCTGCGTCAGCGACGCGGTGAGGAGCTCAAGTCGTTGATGTCGGATTGGCCCGACGACGACATAGACACCCTGATCCGGTTGATGGGCCGGTTCGTCGACAGTGCCGAAGATGCATTGACCTGTGCTCCAGCTGAGAGGCAACCGAATTGA
- the alc gene encoding allantoicase, whose protein sequence is MTPSPPASRPHFTSMPDLALRALGGAVIWANDDLFAEAQNLIKTPAAEYQPATFGHKGQVYDGWETRRRREDGVDQAIVRLGVPGVIYGVVVDTSWFVGNYPPYISVEAAAVEGIPTALELVEETEWTTIVDRVEVNGDTRNPFRVDAKERFTHVRLSIYPDGGVARFRVHGRGIPDPKFLSYGHFDLAALENGGMITSCSNMFYGSPNNLLMPGRARTMGEGWETSRRRDSGNDWVQVKLAGEATVGLTELDTSYFLGNAPGSAMIRGRYGENGEWFDLVPRTPLQPDTRHRFLVDVDRPLTEARMDIYPDGGMARLRLFGQLTDSAREQIVHRWEHGES, encoded by the coding sequence GTGACACCCTCTCCGCCCGCCTCCCGCCCGCACTTCACCTCCATGCCGGATCTGGCGTTGCGTGCCCTCGGCGGAGCGGTGATCTGGGCCAACGACGATCTGTTCGCCGAAGCCCAGAACCTGATCAAGACCCCAGCGGCCGAGTACCAGCCCGCAACATTTGGTCACAAAGGTCAGGTCTACGACGGTTGGGAAACCCGGCGGCGTCGCGAAGACGGCGTCGACCAGGCCATCGTCCGGCTCGGAGTTCCCGGCGTGATCTACGGCGTCGTCGTGGACACATCGTGGTTCGTGGGAAATTACCCGCCTTACATCTCTGTGGAAGCTGCTGCGGTGGAAGGCATTCCGACCGCACTGGAGCTGGTCGAAGAGACCGAGTGGACAACGATCGTCGACCGCGTCGAGGTCAACGGCGACACCCGCAACCCGTTCCGCGTGGACGCCAAGGAACGGTTCACCCACGTGCGGCTCTCTATCTATCCCGACGGAGGAGTTGCCCGTTTCCGCGTACACGGACGCGGTATCCCCGATCCGAAGTTCCTGTCGTACGGGCACTTCGACCTCGCGGCGCTGGAGAACGGCGGCATGATCACCTCGTGCTCCAACATGTTCTACGGATCGCCGAACAACCTGCTGATGCCGGGTCGTGCCCGCACCATGGGTGAAGGATGGGAGACCTCACGTCGCCGCGATTCCGGAAACGACTGGGTGCAGGTGAAATTGGCGGGTGAGGCCACCGTCGGTCTGACCGAACTCGACACCAGCTACTTCCTCGGCAACGCCCCGGGGTCGGCGATGATCCGTGGTCGCTACGGCGAGAACGGCGAGTGGTTCGACCTCGTTCCGCGGACTCCACTGCAACCCGACACCCGGCACCGCTTCCTCGTCGACGTGGACCGACCGCTCACCGAAGCACGCATGGACATCTACCCCGACGGCGGGATGGCCAGGCTCCGACTCTTCGGTCAACTGACGGACAGTGCGCGAGAACAGATCGTCCACCGCTGGGAACACGGCGAAAGCTGA
- a CDS encoding aminotransferase class V-fold PLP-dependent enzyme: MASTRDPHTVLAEFVHARSGDTLVLASDADDAVRKMVDTAPGQSVVLDLTAGLGHRRTGGDAGDRVVAAQVDLTTTLAALDRELSVRPAALLIVPGVAPSTGEVLPLSKLAAVAHRHGARLLVDASELAARRVINMTSHGIDYVVFTGRQLAGHGPAAVVGRPDWLRDVIGVDAEPSALSEFAQGCDEVAGLGFEWIGLHEQALSDTLDEALQRLPGTRRLRLWADVADRVGIASIAVAGREAPFALRWGFETGRYDVAQQLDSLADVVFEQEKS, encoded by the coding sequence ATGGCCTCCACGCGCGACCCGCACACGGTTCTGGCCGAGTTCGTCCACGCCCGTTCCGGTGACACCCTCGTGCTCGCCTCCGATGCGGATGACGCGGTGCGGAAGATGGTCGACACGGCACCAGGACAGTCCGTGGTGCTCGACCTGACGGCCGGTCTCGGACACCGTCGGACCGGGGGCGACGCCGGCGACAGGGTCGTTGCCGCGCAGGTGGATCTCACCACCACCCTTGCCGCCCTGGACCGCGAGCTCTCCGTCCGGCCTGCGGCTCTGCTGATCGTTCCGGGCGTCGCCCCGTCCACCGGTGAGGTACTGCCGCTGTCGAAGCTCGCTGCGGTGGCCCATCGCCATGGGGCCCGGCTCCTCGTGGACGCAAGCGAACTCGCGGCCCGACGGGTGATCAACATGACCAGCCACGGCATCGACTACGTCGTGTTCACCGGACGGCAACTGGCAGGCCACGGGCCCGCCGCCGTCGTCGGTCGGCCGGATTGGCTGCGCGATGTCATCGGTGTCGACGCGGAGCCGTCTGCGCTGAGCGAGTTCGCGCAGGGTTGCGACGAGGTCGCGGGCCTGGGTTTCGAGTGGATCGGGCTGCACGAACAGGCGTTGTCGGACACTCTCGACGAGGCGCTGCAACGGTTGCCCGGCACCCGGCGGCTCCGACTGTGGGCCGACGTTGCCGATCGTGTGGGCATCGCCTCGATCGCGGTGGCAGGACGCGAGGCGCCGTTCGCACTTCGCTGGGGTTTCGAGACCGGTCGGTACGACGTTGCGCAGCAATTGGATTCACTGGCAGATGTGGTGTTCGAGCAGGAGAAGTCATGA
- a CDS encoding DedA family protein — MVDWVISVVESTPPWAVYLVVWGVIYGEAAALIGLILPGETVLLAGAVAAAIGPTNIGWLITGACLAAVLGDWTGYMLGRRSGERITHSRLGSWIGEERWNRAEELIRNGGVVAVIGARWIGYVRTVTPFVAGMSQMPTKQYLFANVLGGVVWVVVVGVTGYAVGETIGATLLLYLGFAAAVVVLGYFAFRWWRQRDNSEIGSTSAE; from the coding sequence TTGGTCGACTGGGTCATCTCGGTTGTCGAGTCCACTCCGCCCTGGGCCGTGTATCTCGTTGTGTGGGGGGTCATCTACGGAGAGGCCGCCGCGCTGATCGGCCTGATCCTCCCAGGTGAGACCGTTCTGCTGGCGGGTGCCGTCGCTGCCGCCATCGGTCCGACGAACATCGGCTGGCTGATCACCGGTGCCTGCCTCGCCGCGGTGCTCGGCGACTGGACCGGGTACATGCTGGGTCGACGATCAGGGGAACGGATAACCCACTCCAGACTGGGCTCGTGGATCGGTGAGGAGCGCTGGAACCGCGCCGAGGAGCTGATCCGCAACGGGGGTGTGGTGGCGGTGATCGGGGCACGCTGGATCGGTTACGTCCGCACGGTGACGCCGTTTGTGGCCGGGATGAGTCAGATGCCCACCAAGCAGTACCTTTTCGCGAACGTCCTGGGCGGTGTCGTGTGGGTGGTGGTTGTCGGGGTGACCGGATACGCCGTCGGCGAGACCATCGGGGCCACCTTGCTGCTGTACCTGGGGTTCGCGGCGGCTGTGGTGGTTCTCGGGTACTTCGCATTCCGCTGGTGGCGTCAGCGCGACAACTCCGAAATAGGCTCCACCAGCGCCGAATAA
- a CDS encoding O-succinylhomoserine sulfhydrylase, with translation MEEHVISELPDGVSPDTLAVRGGLDRSGFEETSEAMYLTSGYVYSSAAAAERAFTGEDKRFVYSRYGNPTVAMFQERLRLLEGAEACFATASGMAAVFVALGALLKAGDRLVAARSLFGSCFVVCNEILPRWGVETVFVDGEDLEQWEQALSTPTTAVFFETPSNPMQTLVDVEKVCELAHAAGAKVVLDNVFATPLLQKGLDLGADVIVYSGTKHIDGQGRVMGGAVLGDAEYIDGPVQTLMRHTGPALSPFNAWTLLKGLETMRLRVDHSVASALRIAEFLQEDPRVAWVKYPFLQSHPQYDLATRQMSGGGTVLTFELADRGSASGKARAFEVLDGLKIIDISNNLGDSKSLITHPATTTHRAMGPEGRAAIGLSDSVVRLSVGLEGVDDLLHDMDQAL, from the coding sequence ATGGAGGAACATGTGATCAGCGAACTGCCCGACGGGGTGTCGCCGGATACGCTCGCGGTTCGCGGTGGTCTCGACCGCTCGGGGTTCGAGGAGACGTCCGAGGCGATGTACCTCACCTCGGGCTACGTCTACTCGTCGGCTGCTGCCGCTGAGCGCGCCTTCACCGGCGAGGATAAACGGTTTGTGTACTCGCGCTACGGGAATCCGACCGTCGCGATGTTCCAGGAACGCCTCCGACTGCTCGAAGGTGCCGAAGCATGCTTTGCCACCGCCAGTGGAATGGCCGCTGTGTTCGTCGCTCTCGGTGCGCTGCTCAAGGCCGGTGACAGGCTGGTGGCAGCACGGAGTCTGTTCGGATCCTGCTTCGTGGTCTGCAACGAGATCTTGCCGCGCTGGGGTGTGGAGACCGTCTTCGTCGACGGCGAAGACCTCGAACAGTGGGAACAAGCGCTCTCGACACCGACGACCGCCGTGTTCTTCGAGACCCCGTCGAATCCGATGCAGACGCTCGTCGATGTCGAGAAGGTGTGCGAGCTCGCCCATGCGGCTGGCGCAAAGGTGGTGCTGGACAACGTCTTCGCCACACCGCTGCTGCAGAAGGGGCTCGATCTCGGCGCCGACGTGATCGTCTATTCGGGCACCAAGCACATCGACGGTCAGGGCCGGGTGATGGGCGGAGCCGTCCTCGGTGACGCCGAGTACATCGACGGTCCGGTGCAGACCCTGATGCGGCACACCGGGCCCGCGCTCAGCCCGTTCAATGCATGGACTCTTCTCAAAGGACTCGAGACGATGCGGCTGAGGGTGGACCACTCGGTGGCCTCTGCGCTCCGGATCGCCGAGTTCCTGCAGGAGGATCCGCGCGTCGCGTGGGTCAAATACCCGTTCCTGCAGTCGCATCCGCAGTACGACCTGGCCACCCGTCAGATGTCTGGCGGCGGTACGGTCCTCACCTTCGAGTTGGCCGACCGCGGGTCGGCGTCGGGTAAGGCAAGGGCGTTCGAGGTGCTCGACGGGCTGAAGATCATCGACATCTCCAACAACCTCGGCGACTCGAAGTCGCTGATCACCCATCCCGCCACCACGACTCACCGGGCGATGGGCCCCGAAGGGCGCGCCGCGATCGGACTGTCGGACTCCGTGGTCAGACTGTCGGTGGGACTCGAAGGTGTCGACGACCTGCTGCACGACATGGACCAGGCGCTCTAG
- a CDS encoding rhodanese-like domain-containing protein: MSYAGDITPEQAWTILSENPDAVLVDVRTKAEWSYVGIPDLTELGKQTVLIEWVTFPDGQRNPDFVGQLREAGVADDQPVVFLCRSGQRSIGAAEAATADGVSEAYNVSDGFEGGLDSAGHRGAVGWKALGLPWRQS, from the coding sequence GTGAGCTACGCAGGAGACATCACGCCGGAGCAGGCGTGGACGATTCTGTCGGAAAACCCCGACGCTGTGCTGGTGGACGTGCGGACCAAGGCCGAATGGAGTTACGTCGGCATTCCCGACCTCACCGAGCTGGGCAAGCAGACCGTGCTGATCGAGTGGGTCACATTTCCTGACGGACAACGCAATCCGGATTTCGTCGGCCAGCTGCGCGAGGCCGGCGTCGCCGACGACCAGCCGGTGGTGTTCCTCTGCCGTTCCGGTCAGCGGTCGATCGGTGCCGCAGAGGCCGCCACTGCTGATGGGGTCTCAGAGGCGTACAACGTGTCCGACGGATTCGAAGGCGGCCTCGATTCGGCCGGTCATCGCGGGGCCGTAGGTTGGAAGGCGCTGGGGCTGCCCTGGCGCCAATCCTGA
- a CDS encoding ABC transporter substrate-binding protein has product MRIKTARLSRGFTRTAVATVAVAALVGTAACSAPDEDSDSSGASVSAEAGALPVTITHNLGETTIETEPKRIATLGPGDSDILLALGIMPTTIVPFGDSTGKNAVAPWNEKYIAENTPEILGLAAQDLNGEIPKALATNPDMIVAVNNAVTQEQYDNLKKVAPTLVREAQYQDWLIPWAASTAEIGKAVGMPEKTQELIDQTNQKFEDAKAQYPNMVGKKSAVIIAGTDGSISIYGPGDGRGQMLTNLGQVFPKELEQLVTSGFYGTISNENLNLLNNLDQVVAIDWEGSNERMKTNPVFNNLDIVKRGGVIYLDQQTGTAMSVPTVLTIPWAVDQIAPQLGK; this is encoded by the coding sequence GTGCGTATCAAGACAGCCCGGTTGTCGCGCGGATTCACCCGCACGGCCGTCGCCACGGTGGCAGTTGCCGCCCTGGTGGGAACAGCGGCATGCTCGGCTCCCGATGAAGACAGTGACAGCTCAGGTGCTTCGGTCTCCGCAGAAGCCGGCGCCCTGCCAGTCACCATCACCCACAACCTCGGCGAGACCACCATCGAGACCGAGCCCAAGCGCATCGCGACGCTCGGCCCCGGCGATTCAGACATCCTGCTGGCCCTCGGCATCATGCCGACCACCATCGTGCCGTTCGGCGATTCGACCGGTAAGAACGCGGTCGCGCCGTGGAATGAGAAGTACATCGCCGAGAACACCCCCGAGATCCTCGGACTGGCCGCACAGGACCTGAACGGTGAGATCCCCAAGGCACTGGCCACCAACCCCGACATGATCGTCGCGGTGAACAACGCGGTCACCCAAGAGCAGTACGACAACCTCAAGAAGGTCGCACCCACCCTCGTACGCGAAGCGCAGTACCAGGACTGGCTGATCCCCTGGGCCGCATCCACCGCCGAGATCGGCAAGGCAGTCGGCATGCCCGAGAAGACCCAGGAACTGATCGACCAGACCAACCAGAAGTTCGAGGACGCCAAGGCGCAGTACCCGAACATGGTCGGCAAGAAGTCGGCCGTGATCATCGCCGGCACCGACGGCTCCATCTCCATCTACGGCCCCGGTGACGGTCGCGGCCAGATGCTGACCAACCTCGGACAGGTGTTCCCCAAGGAACTCGAGCAGCTCGTGACCAGCGGCTTCTACGGAACCATCTCGAACGAGAACCTCAACCTGCTCAACAACCTCGACCAGGTCGTGGCCATCGACTGGGAGGGCTCCAACGAGCGGATGAAGACGAACCCGGTCTTCAACAACCTCGACATCGTCAAGCGCGGGGGCGTCATCTACCTCGACCAGCAGACCGGAACCGCGATGTCGGTGCCGACCGTGCTGACCATCCCCTGGGCTGTCGACCAGATCGCCCCGCAGCTCGGCAAATAG
- a CDS encoding FAD-dependent oxidoreductase: MSDQNRPLRVAIVGAGPAGIYAADALMKSEKAKDRGVSIDLFERMPAPFGLIRYGVAPDHPRIKGIITALHKVLDKPQIRLIGNVNYGSDIALEDLQQMYDAVIFSTGATDDRAMNLPGIDLDGSYGAAQFVAWYDGHPDFPRTWPLEAEKVAVIGVGNVALDVARVLAKTGDELLPTEIPANVYEGLKNNKATEVHVFGRRGPAQAKFTPLELKELDHSPTIDVIVNPEDIDYDEGSTVARRSSKITDQVATIIEQYAIRDPKGRPHKLFLHFFESPVEILGDDGKVVGLRTERTELDGTGNVKGTGNFTDWELGAVYRAVGYLSDNLPQIPFDDQAGVIPNEAGRIFNDGAHMTGMYTTGWIKRGPVGLIGHTKGDANETVDCLLDDMHEGKLLEPAEPGEDAIIKYLEDKSVAFTTWDGWYRLDEHERALGAAEGRERVKVVEREDMLAASEPDKVNRA, translated from the coding sequence ATGAGCGATCAGAACCGTCCGCTTCGCGTGGCCATCGTCGGTGCCGGTCCGGCCGGCATCTATGCCGCTGATGCCCTGATGAAGTCGGAGAAGGCCAAAGACCGTGGTGTCTCGATCGATCTGTTCGAGCGGATGCCGGCACCGTTCGGCCTGATCCGCTACGGCGTGGCACCGGATCATCCGCGCATCAAGGGCATCATCACCGCGCTGCACAAGGTGCTGGACAAGCCGCAGATCCGGTTGATCGGCAACGTCAACTACGGCAGCGACATCGCCCTCGAAGACTTGCAGCAGATGTACGACGCTGTCATCTTCTCCACCGGTGCCACCGACGACCGGGCGATGAACCTGCCCGGCATCGACCTCGACGGCTCCTACGGCGCCGCTCAATTCGTGGCCTGGTACGACGGACATCCCGACTTCCCACGCACCTGGCCTCTCGAGGCCGAGAAGGTCGCGGTGATCGGTGTCGGCAACGTCGCCCTGGACGTGGCGCGCGTGCTGGCCAAGACCGGCGACGAACTGCTGCCCACCGAGATCCCCGCCAACGTCTACGAGGGCCTCAAGAACAACAAGGCCACCGAGGTCCACGTGTTCGGACGCCGCGGACCGGCTCAGGCCAAGTTCACCCCGCTCGAGCTCAAAGAGCTCGACCACTCGCCCACCATCGACGTGATCGTCAATCCCGAGGACATCGACTACGACGAGGGTTCCACCGTCGCCCGTCGGTCGTCGAAGATCACCGATCAGGTCGCGACGATCATCGAGCAGTACGCGATCCGCGACCCCAAGGGCCGCCCGCACAAGCTGTTCCTGCATTTCTTCGAGTCGCCCGTGGAAATCCTGGGCGACGACGGCAAGGTCGTCGGTCTGCGCACCGAACGGACCGAGCTCGACGGCACCGGCAACGTCAAGGGCACCGGCAACTTCACCGACTGGGAACTGGGTGCGGTCTACCGGGCCGTGGGCTACCTCTCGGACAACCTGCCGCAGATCCCGTTCGACGACCAGGCCGGCGTCATCCCCAACGAAGCGGGCCGCATCTTCAACGACGGCGCCCACATGACCGGCATGTACACCACCGGCTGGATCAAGCGCGGACCCGTCGGCCTCATCGGCCACACCAAGGGCGACGCCAACGAGACCGTCGACTGCCTGCTCGACGACATGCACGAGGGCAAGCTCCTCGAACCGGCCGAGCCCGGCGAGGACGCGATCATCAAGTACCTCGAGGACAAGAGCGTCGCCTTCACCACCTGGGACGGCTGGTACCGGCTCGACGAGCACGAACGCGCACTCGGAGCCGCCGAGGGCCGCGAACGCGTGAAGGTCGTCGAACGCGAAGACATGCTCGCAGCCTCTGAGCCCGACAAGGTCAACAGGGCCTGA
- a CDS encoding MerR family transcriptional regulator, whose translation MDHPIGEIARSSGVTSRTLRHYEQIGLLLPSRTGAGGIRYYDSAAVVRLQRILILRELGLSLPRIADVLAGQQDPRTALGELLTTLRSRRDAIDAQVSSVEHTITHLEKGLDIMPTDAFAGFDHTVHREEVESRWGADTYATSDRWYRSLSDEQRADFAAEHRDIAAQWIELVDAGEGPSGERARHLATRHLDWLALSGATVSADYVRGLGQMYVDDERFGKNYAPTGVDHRRYAEFVRDALVFAVD comes from the coding sequence ATGGATCATCCGATCGGGGAGATCGCCCGTAGTTCGGGCGTCACGTCGCGCACTTTGCGGCACTACGAACAGATCGGGCTGCTGTTGCCGTCACGGACGGGCGCCGGCGGCATCCGGTACTACGACTCGGCAGCAGTGGTCCGTCTGCAGCGCATCCTGATCTTGCGCGAGTTGGGTCTGTCGCTGCCACGAATCGCTGACGTGCTTGCCGGACAACAAGATCCACGAACAGCGCTCGGGGAACTCCTCACGACACTGCGGTCTCGACGCGACGCCATCGATGCCCAGGTGTCGTCGGTCGAACACACCATCACCCACCTGGAGAAGGGACTCGACATCATGCCCACCGACGCGTTCGCCGGATTCGACCACACCGTTCATCGCGAGGAGGTCGAAAGTCGTTGGGGCGCTGACACCTACGCGACATCCGATCGCTGGTATCGCTCACTCAGCGATGAGCAGCGTGCAGACTTCGCCGCAGAACATCGGGACATCGCTGCACAGTGGATCGAGCTCGTCGATGCGGGGGAGGGCCCGTCAGGGGAGCGAGCCCGCCACCTTGCAACCCGTCATCTGGACTGGCTCGCGCTGAGCGGTGCGACAGTGTCGGCCGACTACGTGCGTGGCCTCGGCCAGATGTACGTCGACGACGAGCGGTTCGGCAAGAACTACGCACCCACCGGTGTTGACCATCGCCGATACGCCGAGTTCGTGCGGGATGCGTTGGTGTTTGCTGTCGATTGA
- a CDS encoding iron ABC transporter permease, giving the protein MVNKSRRIPGVVLLLILLAIVCAASIAIGSRVIPLPEVWDALWADNAPGAPDAVGIVHDLRIPRTVLGLVVGLAVGAAGALTQGHTRNPLADPGILGVNAGAAFAVVTGVYVLGITTPIQYMGFGLLGAMAASTLVFFLASVGKGASPLTLILAGTGLSAMLVALTSAIVLIDTASLEAWRFWQVGSVAGRGFDVILATLPFIIPGLILAIASGFFLNILSLGDEMTKALGSRIVQVRIVGILAITLLVGSATAACGPIVFLGLVAPHVARFFTGPDYRWVVPYSALIGAVALVGCDVLGRMIARPGEIQAGIVLAAVGAPFFIALVRAKKLVAV; this is encoded by the coding sequence TTGGTCAACAAATCGCGACGCATACCCGGGGTGGTACTGCTACTGATCCTCCTGGCCATCGTCTGCGCGGCCTCGATCGCGATCGGGTCCCGCGTCATCCCCTTGCCCGAGGTCTGGGACGCCCTGTGGGCGGACAACGCCCCGGGAGCACCCGACGCTGTCGGAATCGTGCATGACCTACGCATCCCGCGCACCGTATTGGGCCTGGTGGTCGGTCTTGCGGTCGGCGCCGCAGGTGCACTCACGCAGGGTCACACGCGTAACCCGCTGGCCGACCCGGGCATCCTCGGCGTCAACGCGGGAGCTGCTTTTGCAGTGGTCACGGGCGTTTACGTCCTCGGTATCACCACACCCATCCAGTACATGGGTTTCGGGTTGCTCGGCGCGATGGCAGCCTCCACGCTGGTGTTCTTCCTCGCGTCGGTGGGCAAGGGCGCCAGCCCGCTGACGCTGATCCTCGCAGGCACCGGACTCTCGGCGATGCTGGTGGCACTGACGTCCGCGATCGTCCTGATCGACACCGCATCCCTGGAAGCCTGGCGCTTCTGGCAGGTGGGGTCGGTGGCCGGACGCGGCTTCGACGTCATCCTCGCCACGCTGCCGTTCATCATCCCCGGGCTCATCCTGGCCATCGCCAGCGGCTTCTTCCTCAACATCCTGTCCCTGGGCGACGAGATGACTAAAGCTCTGGGTTCGCGGATCGTCCAGGTGCGGATCGTCGGGATTCTCGCGATCACCCTGCTCGTCGGATCGGCGACCGCTGCGTGCGGGCCAATCGTGTTCCTCGGCCTGGTGGCGCCGCACGTGGCCCGGTTCTTCACCGGCCCCGACTATCGCTGGGTGGTTCCCTACTCGGCGCTCATCGGTGCCGTCGCCCTCGTCGGTTGCGACGTGCTCGGCCGGATGATCGCCCGCCCCGGCGAGATCCAGGCCGGCATCGTCCTGGCTGCCGTCGGCGCCCCGTTCTTCATCGCCTTGGTACGCGCAAAGAAGTTGGTGGCGGTATGA
- a CDS encoding iron chelate uptake ABC transporter family permease subunit, giving the protein MTALADPPEHKPAPLPARHLRRTTVRVAGGSFIVRPWATGVGLVLAALAVVLFAVSIGTSDFPMSPIDVGRILLGGGTRAENVVVFDTQLPIGLVSLLVGMGLGMSGALTQVIARNPLATPDMLGITSGASAAAVAVIAFGSTWASWLADLGLAVAAMLGGLLTATAMYVLTWRKGIDPIRLVLVGVALTWGLQAVIAYLLTRANVDQVQRAQLWIVGSVSGAGWKAVWPPLIVLIPAILIVLAQSRNLSILSLGEDVCRGLGIRANPVSALILIVAVIVAAVSVSSAGPIAFVALLAPQIAMRLTRAEVPGPITAGLTGACLVLGGDLLCRTVLPAGLPVGVVTAGIGGPALIYLMVQINRKASV; this is encoded by the coding sequence ATGACCGCACTGGCCGATCCTCCCGAGCACAAACCGGCACCGCTGCCGGCCCGGCACCTGCGCCGCACCACGGTGCGGGTGGCCGGCGGCTCGTTCATCGTGCGGCCGTGGGCAACGGGCGTCGGGCTGGTGCTGGCCGCGCTGGCCGTCGTCCTGTTCGCGGTCAGCATCGGAACCAGCGACTTCCCGATGTCCCCCATCGACGTCGGGCGGATCCTGCTCGGTGGCGGAACCCGCGCGGAGAACGTGGTCGTCTTCGACACCCAGCTGCCGATCGGCCTGGTGAGTCTGCTGGTCGGGATGGGTCTGGGCATGTCCGGCGCACTCACCCAGGTGATCGCCCGCAACCCTTTGGCCACGCCCGACATGCTCGGCATCACCTCCGGGGCGAGTGCGGCCGCGGTGGCCGTGATCGCCTTCGGATCCACGTGGGCCTCGTGGCTGGCCGACCTCGGGCTCGCCGTGGCGGCCATGCTCGGCGGACTTCTCACCGCCACCGCGATGTACGTCCTCACCTGGCGCAAGGGCATCGACCCCATCCGTCTTGTGCTGGTCGGCGTCGCACTGACGTGGGGTCTGCAGGCCGTGATCGCCTATCTGCTCACCCGCGCCAATGTGGACCAGGTGCAGCGGGCACAGCTGTGGATCGTCGGATCTGTGTCAGGTGCGGGCTGGAAAGCGGTGTGGCCCCCGTTGATCGTGCTGATCCCGGCCATCCTGATCGTTCTCGCCCAGTCACGAAATCTCTCGATCCTCAGTCTGGGCGAGGACGTGTGCCGCGGGCTGGGTATCCGCGCCAACCCGGTGTCGGCGCTCATCCTCATCGTCGCGGTCATCGTGGCGGCTGTCAGCGTCTCCTCCGCCGGCCCGATCGCGTTTGTCGCCTTGCTCGCACCTCAGATCGCGATGCGGCTCACCCGAGCGGAAGTCCCGGGACCGATCACCGCCGGGCTGACGGGTGCGTGTCTCGTGTTGGGTGGAGACCTGTTGTGCCGCACGGTGTTGCCGGCCGGACTCCCCGTCGGTGTCGTCACCGCAGGCATCGGCGGCCCCGCCCTCATCTACCTCATGGTCCAGATCAACCGAAAGGCCTCGGTATGA